One genomic segment of Roseovarius carneus includes these proteins:
- a CDS encoding Lrp/AsnC family transcriptional regulator, which produces MSLDTIDRRLLAVLQKRGRISNADLAEVVNLSASACHRRVQRLEADGYISGYVALLNAHKLGVPATVFVEITLATQADGVLEAFEKAVARIPDVLECHLTAGTADYIMKIVAENTEDFARIHRQYLTRLPGVAKMQSSFALRTVCKTTALPL; this is translated from the coding sequence ATGTCGCTAGATACGATTGATCGTCGTCTGCTCGCTGTACTGCAAAAGCGCGGACGGATTTCCAACGCCGATTTGGCTGAGGTGGTGAACCTCTCGGCCAGCGCGTGCCACCGCCGCGTGCAGCGGCTTGAGGCGGATGGCTATATCTCGGGCTATGTGGCGCTGCTCAACGCGCATAAACTGGGCGTGCCTGCCACGGTGTTCGTCGAGATCACCCTCGCCACCCAAGCCGACGGCGTGCTGGAGGCGTTTGAGAAGGCCGTAGCCCGCATCCCCGATGTGCTGGAATGTCACCTGACCGCAGGCACCGCTGACTACATCATGAAGATCGTGGCCGAAAATACCGAAGATTTCGCCCGTATCCACCGCCAATACCTGACCCGCCTGCCGGGCGTAGCAAAGATGCAAAGCAGTTTTGCTCTCAGGACCGTGTGCAAGACGACCGCGCTGCCGCTCTAA
- a CDS encoding Fic family protein — translation MVGKTEILIHNTTYDSSEAVDYHYGVFPPPAPDLNLLQKPFAAALMSLTKYDTLLRQLPNSELLLAPLRARDAVVSSRMEGTISTIEEVLRLEADADEDTPAPIQRNDTLEVALYARALRQAEKQIADGYKISEHLIKSAHRVLLSHGRGAEKRPGQYKLDQNYVGDRPQRKIKFIPINAHDLPDAMNSLVGFITDSDMMPLLKTAIAHAEFEALHPFEDGNGRVGRMLITLMLWQQDVLSAPRFFVSDYFERHKDEYIARMRAVSSENDWTSWCHFFLEALGSQANENLAMVGSIQAHYDHMREQFRDVLRSQWSVNALDFIFANPIFRNNRFTRNAGIPKPTAHTFTRKLQEAGLITVLEPPAGRAPGLYAFPSLLKIVQEPR, via the coding sequence ATGGTCGGTAAAACTGAAATTCTTATACACAACACAACATATGACAGTTCTGAGGCTGTGGACTACCACTATGGAGTATTTCCACCCCCTGCCCCTGACCTCAACCTCTTGCAAAAGCCATTTGCCGCAGCGTTAATGTCGCTTACCAAATACGACACGTTGCTCAGACAGCTTCCGAATAGCGAGCTATTGCTTGCCCCATTGCGGGCCCGTGATGCAGTTGTTTCATCGCGGATGGAAGGCACGATTTCCACAATTGAAGAGGTCCTGCGCCTTGAGGCTGATGCGGACGAAGACACGCCCGCACCAATCCAGCGAAACGATACTTTGGAAGTCGCGCTTTACGCCCGCGCCCTGCGTCAGGCGGAGAAGCAGATCGCTGATGGTTACAAAATATCAGAGCATTTAATTAAATCGGCCCACCGGGTTCTGCTGAGCCATGGCCGTGGCGCGGAAAAGCGACCGGGACAGTATAAACTGGACCAGAACTATGTTGGCGACCGACCGCAAAGAAAAATCAAGTTCATTCCGATCAACGCGCATGATCTGCCTGACGCAATGAATTCTCTTGTCGGGTTCATTACTGACAGTGATATGATGCCGCTCCTGAAAACCGCCATTGCCCACGCAGAATTTGAGGCATTACATCCGTTTGAGGATGGCAATGGGCGGGTGGGGCGAATGTTGATCACGTTGATGTTGTGGCAGCAAGATGTTCTCAGCGCCCCACGGTTTTTTGTCAGTGACTATTTTGAGCGTCACAAGGACGAATATATCGCTCGTATGCGGGCGGTTTCGTCCGAGAATGATTGGACGAGCTGGTGCCACTTTTTCCTTGAGGCGCTCGGCTCTCAGGCGAATGAAAACCTTGCGATGGTGGGTAGCATACAGGCACATTACGACCACATGCGTGAGCAGTTTCGTGACGTGCTGCGCTCTCAATGGTCTGTAAACGCTTTGGATTTTATTTTTGCAAACCCCATATTCAGAAACAACCGGTTTACGAGAAACGCTGGGATTCCAAAGCCAACGGCACATACATTTACCCGCAAATTGCAGGAGGCAGGGCTGATTACAGTACTTGAGCCGCCTGCTGGACGCGCGCCCGGTCTTTATGCTTTCCCATCGCTGCTGAAGATTGTTCAGGAGCCGCGCTAA
- a CDS encoding lysophospholipid acyltransferase family protein — MFSRPFKSVLSHARYLPLWSALTAFRWHAFDVRSRGLGATLEAVMRWFPPAGRKFDREARRVFPDMKRSARAQMGRAMGRNMGQTLFEIYHGGEFATQHHKFSASGPGLDALKEAHMAGRGAIIVSGHFGQWEAVRAVIKMHGMESGAVYRPNKNRHYERRLRAGIEAGGMPILATGRVGTKALVRHLRGGGIVSILLDEKYAEGVPIPFCGVDALTSLSAAQLALKYDLPMIPAYGIRTGDGHSFDVEFEAPIAPSDAITMTRAFNDSLSARILAHPDQWYWMLKRWDGT; from the coding sequence ATGTTCTCCCGCCCTTTCAAATCGGTTCTCAGCCATGCCCGATACCTGCCTTTGTGGTCGGCGCTGACGGCGTTTCGGTGGCATGCGTTCGATGTACGCTCGCGCGGGCTTGGCGCGACATTGGAGGCCGTGATGCGGTGGTTTCCGCCTGCGGGCCGCAAGTTTGATCGTGAGGCGCGGCGCGTGTTCCCCGACATGAAGCGCAGTGCGCGGGCGCAGATGGGCCGTGCTATGGGCCGCAATATGGGCCAGACCCTGTTTGAGATTTATCATGGCGGGGAGTTTGCCACCCAGCACCATAAATTCAGCGCGTCTGGCCCCGGTCTTGATGCGCTGAAAGAGGCGCATATGGCCGGGCGCGGCGCGATCATCGTCTCGGGCCATTTCGGGCAATGGGAGGCCGTGCGCGCCGTGATCAAGATGCACGGGATGGAGAGCGGTGCCGTCTATCGCCCCAACAAGAACCGCCACTATGAGCGCCGTCTGCGCGCAGGGATTGAGGCGGGGGGTATGCCCATTCTGGCCACGGGGCGTGTGGGGACCAAGGCGCTGGTGCGGCATCTGCGCGGGGGTGGGATCGTGTCGATCCTGCTGGATGAAAAATATGCCGAAGGCGTGCCGATACCGTTTTGTGGGGTGGATGCGCTCACCTCTCTCTCGGCGGCCCAGCTTGCGTTGAAATACGACTTGCCGATGATCCCTGCCTATGGAATTCGCACCGGCGATGGGCACAGTTTCGATGTGGAATTTGAGGCGCCTATTGCGCCCTCGGATGCGATCACCATGACCCGCGCTTTCAATGACAGCCTTTCGGCGCGTATCCTCGCGCATCCAGATCAATGGTATTGGATGCTCAAACGGTGGGACGGTACGTGA
- a CDS encoding quinone oxidoreductase family protein: MALTAIIEAYGGPEQFKLVERDVGAPAAGEVRIAHKAVGLNFIDVYQRTGLYPLNLPHAMGMEAAGVIDAVGEGVTHLKVGDRAAYASQPPGAYSEARVMPAAQVCPLPDGISFEEGAAMMLKGMTVEYLFHRTTPLKRGDTVLFHAAAGGVGLLACQWARAQGITLIGTAGTDAKCQLALDHGATHCLNYREEDWSAQARDLTGGAGVDAVMDAVGKDTFDGSLNALKPLGMMISFGAASGPVPPIDVGILGKKGSLKLTRPTLFTHIGDHATCQAMARHLGEKVLSGDVKINIGQRFDLRDVAKAHEALEARQTTGSTILEI; this comes from the coding sequence ATGGCACTCACCGCAATCATCGAAGCCTATGGCGGACCAGAGCAATTCAAACTGGTGGAGCGCGATGTGGGCGCGCCCGCAGCCGGTGAGGTGCGGATCGCGCACAAAGCGGTCGGCCTGAACTTCATTGACGTCTACCAGCGCACAGGCCTTTACCCACTGAACCTGCCCCATGCGATGGGTATGGAGGCGGCGGGGGTGATCGACGCCGTGGGTGAGGGTGTTACGCATCTGAAGGTCGGGGATCGCGCGGCTTACGCGTCCCAACCGCCCGGTGCCTATTCAGAGGCGCGCGTCATGCCTGCCGCTCAAGTCTGTCCGCTGCCAGATGGGATTTCCTTTGAGGAAGGGGCCGCGATGATGCTTAAGGGCATGACGGTCGAGTATCTCTTCCACCGCACAACGCCCCTGAAACGCGGCGATACGGTCCTGTTTCATGCCGCAGCGGGCGGCGTGGGTCTGCTGGCCTGCCAATGGGCCCGCGCGCAAGGAATCACGCTGATCGGCACCGCCGGAACGGATGCGAAATGTCAGCTCGCCCTCGATCATGGTGCCACACATTGCCTCAATTACCGCGAGGAAGATTGGTCGGCGCAGGCGCGCGACCTGACCGGCGGTGCAGGCGTCGACGCGGTGATGGACGCGGTGGGCAAGGACACGTTTGACGGCTCGCTCAATGCGTTGAAGCCGCTGGGCATGATGATTTCTTTTGGCGCAGCCTCAGGCCCTGTGCCACCCATTGATGTGGGTATTTTGGGCAAAAAAGGCTCGCTCAAGCTCACCCGCCCCACGCTTTTCACCCATATCGGCGATCACGCAACCTGTCAGGCGATGGCGCGGCATCTGGGCGAAAAGGTGTTATCGGGGGATGTGAAAATCAATATCGGCCAAAGATTCGATCTGCGCGATGTGGCCAAGGCGCATGAGGCGCTGGAAGCGCGTCAGACAACGGGCAGCACGATATTGGAAATCTAG
- a CDS encoding DMT family transporter: MAWMYLIIAGLLEIVWAFFMKKSMGFTLLVPSIITIVTMVISFGLLSLAMRTLPLGTAYAVWVGIGAFGAFVLGVVLLGEALTPMRVAAAGLIVMGIILMKVSSMTE, translated from the coding sequence ATGGCTTGGATGTATCTGATTATCGCGGGTCTTCTGGAAATCGTCTGGGCGTTTTTCATGAAGAAATCCATGGGCTTCACCCTCCTGGTGCCCAGCATCATCACAATCGTCACGATGGTGATCAGCTTTGGCCTTCTGTCGCTTGCGATGCGGACCCTGCCGCTTGGCACGGCCTATGCGGTCTGGGTCGGGATTGGCGCGTTCGGCGCATTTGTTCTGGGCGTGGTCCTGCTGGGCGAAGCACTCACCCCGATGCGCGTTGCGGCGGCAGGGCTGATTGTCATGGGCATCATCTTGATGAAAGTCTCAAGCATGACAGAATAG
- the ald gene encoding alanine dehydrogenase, with protein MKIGCPTEIKPQEFRVGMTPNAAMEAVAHGHSVLIQAGAGNGAGFTDADYEAAGAAIADTAEEIFTTADMIVKVKEPQPGERKMLREGQLLFTYLHLAPDPEQTRDLIASGCTAIAYETVTDRNGGLPLLAPMSEVAGRLAPQSGSWALQKANGGSGVLMGGVPGVRPANVAIIGGGVVGTAAARVAVGMGANVTVLDRSVPRLSYLDDVFMGRLTTQFSDKGAVEELLPRMDMVIGAVLIPGAAAPTLISRAQLGAMKPGSVLVDVAIDQGGCFETSRATTHQDPIYDVDGIIHYCVANMPGAVARTSTIALGNATMPFMLALADKGWKQACADDPHLLEGLNVHAGQLAYYAVGKALGIDVISPQMVVKG; from the coding sequence ATGAAGATCGGATGCCCAACCGAGATCAAGCCACAGGAATTTCGCGTCGGTATGACGCCCAATGCCGCGATGGAGGCAGTGGCGCATGGCCACAGCGTTCTTATTCAGGCCGGGGCAGGTAATGGCGCGGGATTTACTGATGCCGACTACGAGGCCGCAGGGGCCGCTATTGCGGATACTGCGGAGGAGATTTTTACGACCGCGGATATGATCGTCAAGGTCAAGGAACCCCAGCCCGGCGAGCGCAAGATGCTGCGCGAGGGGCAGCTTCTCTTCACCTATCTGCACCTCGCCCCCGACCCTGAGCAGACCCGCGATCTGATCGCCTCGGGCTGCACCGCGATTGCCTATGAAACTGTAACGGACCGCAATGGCGGCTTGCCCCTTCTGGCGCCTATGTCGGAGGTGGCCGGGCGGCTCGCGCCGCAAAGTGGGTCTTGGGCGCTGCAAAAGGCCAATGGTGGCAGCGGCGTGTTGATGGGCGGCGTGCCCGGTGTGCGACCCGCGAATGTGGCGATCATCGGCGGCGGTGTTGTTGGCACGGCGGCGGCCCGCGTGGCCGTGGGCATGGGCGCGAATGTGACCGTGCTGGACCGGTCCGTGCCGCGCCTCTCGTATCTCGATGATGTGTTCATGGGGCGGCTCACGACGCAGTTTTCGGACAAGGGCGCTGTGGAGGAGCTTTTGCCGCGCATGGATATGGTGATTGGCGCGGTGCTGATCCCCGGTGCGGCGGCCCCCACATTGATCAGCCGCGCACAGCTTGGCGCGATGAAGCCCGGCTCGGTTCTGGTGGATGTGGCGATTGATCAGGGCGGGTGTTTTGAGACCTCGCGCGCCACCACGCATCAGGACCCGATCTATGATGTGGACGGGATCATCCATTACTGTGTGGCCAACATGCCCGGCGCGGTCGCCCGGACCTCGACCATCGCTTTGGGCAACGCGACGATGCCCTTCATGCTGGCGCTGGCCGATAAGGGTTGGAAACAGGCCTGCGCCGATGATCCGCACCTTCTGGAAGGGCTGAACGTCCATGCGGGGCAGCTGGCCTATTATGCGGTCGGCAAGGCCCTTGGGATCGACGTGATCTCGCCGCAAATGGTTGTGAAAGGCTGA